A section of the Pedobacter sp. HDW13 genome encodes:
- a CDS encoding nucleotide sugar dehydrogenase, with translation MYNSEDQLKMSVIGLGYVGLPLAVEFAKKYKVFGFDINQSRIAELKAGYDNTLEVSEEALNEVLTFECTTLQGLYCTNELEKLRSSSVYIVTVPTPVDKNNRPDLSPLLKASAVVAKVLKKGDIVVYESTVYPGVTEDECVPILEKGSGLVFNKDFFAGYSPERINPGDKQHTVANILKITSGSTPEAAEKIDALYRSVINAGTYKASSIKVAEAAKVIENAQRDINIAFVNELAMIFNQIGIDTSEVLAAAGTKWNFLNFKPGLVGGHCIGVDPYYLAQKAQEAGYHPEIILAGRRVNDGMGKYVADQIIKKMIAKNIHIVGAEVLVLGFTFKENCPDVRNTKVIDIVRRLEEYKVNVTIHDPWANADQANHNYGVICENGSSKIRRYDGIVLAVAHQEFDKLNIAELRKPTCVVYDIKSVLPQSMETVRL, from the coding sequence ATGTATAATTCTGAAGATCAATTAAAAATGTCGGTAATCGGCTTAGGATACGTTGGTTTACCACTGGCAGTAGAATTTGCAAAAAAATACAAAGTATTCGGTTTCGATATTAATCAAAGCCGGATTGCAGAACTGAAAGCCGGCTACGACAATACGCTGGAAGTAAGCGAAGAAGCGCTAAATGAAGTGCTCACTTTCGAATGTACCACCTTACAAGGTTTGTATTGCACCAATGAGCTCGAAAAATTGCGTAGTTCTTCGGTTTATATCGTTACTGTACCCACACCGGTTGATAAAAATAACAGGCCCGATTTAAGCCCCTTGCTTAAAGCCAGCGCAGTAGTTGCAAAAGTTTTAAAGAAAGGCGATATCGTGGTGTACGAATCGACTGTTTACCCTGGTGTTACAGAAGATGAATGCGTACCGATTTTAGAAAAAGGATCGGGTTTGGTGTTTAACAAAGACTTTTTTGCAGGTTACTCACCAGAGCGCATTAACCCCGGCGATAAACAACATACAGTAGCCAATATTTTAAAAATTACCTCAGGTTCTACACCAGAGGCGGCCGAAAAAATTGATGCTTTATATCGTTCGGTAATTAATGCCGGTACTTACAAGGCTTCTTCTATTAAGGTAGCCGAAGCTGCGAAAGTAATCGAAAATGCCCAGCGCGATATCAATATTGCTTTTGTAAACGAGCTGGCCATGATATTTAACCAGATCGGTATCGATACGTCGGAAGTATTGGCAGCCGCAGGTACCAAATGGAACTTTTTAAACTTTAAGCCTGGCCTTGTAGGTGGACATTGTATCGGCGTAGATCCTTACTATTTAGCTCAAAAAGCGCAGGAAGCCGGCTATCATCCCGAAATTATTTTGGCTGGCCGACGGGTAAACGATGGCATGGGCAAATATGTAGCCGATCAGATTATTAAAAAAATGATCGCCAAAAACATCCACATTGTGGGGGCTGAGGTGCTTGTACTGGGCTTTACCTTTAAAGAAAACTGCCCGGATGTACGCAATACCAAGGTAATTGATATTGTTAGGCGTTTAGAAGAATACAAAGTAAATGTAACCATTCACGATCCCTGGGCAAATGCCGATCAGGCGAACCATAATTACGGAGTTATTTGCGAAAACGGTTCTTCAAAAATCAGGCGTTACGATGGGATAGTGCTGGCCGTAGCGCACCAGGAATTCGATAAATTGAATATTGCCGAATTGCGTAAACCAACCTGTGTAGTGTACGATATCAAATCAGTTTTACCACAATCAATGGAAACGGTTCGTTTGTAA
- a CDS encoding lipopolysaccharide biosynthesis protein gives MSLTYKARSGIIWSIGQQFSVKFINLFITIILARLLSPAEFGLIAMLSIFIAVGNSLMDSGLTSSLIRTRTAGQKDYSTIFFFNLLGSLVVYGVFFIAAPFISDFYRQPQLTNIVRIYGLTFLINAFFSIQSTLLTKEMKFKLQTIIQIPSVILGGCLGIFLAKNGYGTWSLVWMSLLSATVSTILHWFYSDWRPRLLFSKKSFRKHFHFGYKMTLSGLLDTIYQNLYTVIIGRFYAATQLGFYARADSLSQLPIGIISTAINKVTYPMFSNISNDDVKLKMVYKRLMQQVLFWNAPILIFLALIAQPLISLLLTDKWLPSVPYFQILCIAGVLYPLHAYNLNILKVKGQSGQFLKLEVAKKTLSVIGIICVIPFGIMGLLYFQLFFTVFAYYINSIYSGRLINYPLKEQLHDIAPILMLSSLLGLACYGLDNWCMSHYHINNFLRILGLSIIYAGFYLGISNTIRLAALTDFKQLILKQ, from the coding sequence ATGAGTTTAACATATAAAGCACGATCGGGCATTATATGGTCGATTGGGCAGCAGTTTAGTGTTAAATTCATAAACCTGTTCATTACCATTATTCTGGCCCGCTTATTAAGTCCGGCCGAATTTGGCTTAATCGCCATGCTCTCCATATTTATTGCCGTTGGCAACTCGTTAATGGATAGTGGCTTAACTTCGTCACTCATCCGTACACGAACAGCTGGCCAAAAAGATTACTCGACTATATTTTTTTTTAACCTGTTGGGGAGCCTTGTAGTTTATGGGGTGTTCTTCATTGCGGCTCCATTTATATCAGATTTTTACAGGCAGCCACAGCTCACCAATATTGTGAGGATTTATGGTTTAACCTTTTTAATTAATGCTTTCTTCAGCATCCAAAGTACGCTCTTAACCAAGGAAATGAAGTTTAAGCTCCAAACAATTATCCAGATTCCTTCCGTAATCCTGGGTGGCTGTTTGGGCATTTTCTTGGCTAAAAATGGTTATGGTACCTGGAGTTTAGTATGGATGAGCTTATTAAGCGCAACGGTATCAACCATTTTGCACTGGTTTTATTCAGATTGGAGGCCACGCTTGCTGTTCAGTAAAAAGAGTTTCAGGAAGCACTTTCATTTTGGTTATAAAATGACGCTTTCGGGGCTGCTCGATACCATCTATCAGAATTTATATACGGTAATTATTGGCCGTTTTTATGCCGCAACCCAACTAGGTTTTTATGCACGGGCAGATAGTTTGAGCCAGTTACCCATCGGCATTATTTCTACCGCAATTAATAAAGTTACCTATCCCATGTTTTCCAACATCAGCAACGATGATGTAAAGCTTAAAATGGTATACAAAAGGTTAATGCAGCAGGTTTTGTTCTGGAATGCGCCGATATTAATTTTTCTGGCATTGATTGCACAACCATTAATTTCGCTGCTTTTAACCGATAAATGGTTGCCATCTGTACCTTATTTCCAGATTTTATGCATTGCGGGGGTTTTGTATCCTTTACATGCCTACAACTTAAATATATTAAAGGTTAAGGGCCAAAGCGGACAGTTTTTAAAACTTGAAGTCGCAAAAAAAACACTGAGTGTTATTGGGATTATCTGTGTAATTCCATTCGGCATTATGGGGCTGTTATATTTTCAGTTGTTTTTTACAGTTTTTGCCTACTACATTAATTCTATTTACAGTGGCCGTTTAATCAATTATCCACTTAAAGAGCAACTTCACGATATAGCACCTATTTTAATGTTATCAAGTCTTTTAGGTTTAGCCTGTTACGGCTTAGATAACTGGTGTATGTCTCATTATCACATTAATAATTTTCTCCGGATTCTAGGCCTGAGCATTATTTACGCAGGCTTTTACCTGGGCATCAGTAATACCATCCGGTTGGCTGCCTTAACTGATTTTAAACAACTAATCCTTAAACAATGA
- a CDS encoding DegT/DnrJ/EryC1/StrS aminotransferase family protein has protein sequence MIPVTKPFLPKQADFKSYVSSIWARQWLTNNGPLVNELEIKLQQYLALPHLLYVTNGTIALQLAIQALEIKGEVITTPFSFVATTSSIVWQGCTPVFVDIDEETLNIDPNKIEAAITPNTTAILATHVFGNPCDIDAIDRIAKKHNLKVVYDAAHCFGTKYKGKSIFAYGDVSTTSFHATKLFHTIEGGAVFTQNPDILKRMALMRNFGYSGVDTFSELGTNAKNSEFHAAMGLCNLNYIDQILSKRKELSEHYTMRLNKIDAQFQVVQPDTDFNYAYFPVIFRSEEIMLDCMKQLELVQVYCRRYFYPSLSALPYIDKVNMPICDSIARRIMCLPLYHTLTSADQDLVVRIILRTQNYRKKQVVKLADYGHLVNGSQAIAVNGR, from the coding sequence ATGATACCTGTAACCAAACCCTTTTTGCCTAAGCAGGCAGATTTTAAAAGCTATGTAAGTAGCATTTGGGCCAGACAGTGGCTCACCAATAACGGACCATTGGTAAACGAACTGGAAATAAAGTTACAACAGTATTTGGCGCTCCCGCATTTACTTTACGTTACCAACGGTACAATAGCCCTGCAGCTGGCCATACAGGCCCTCGAAATTAAAGGCGAGGTAATTACCACACCTTTTTCTTTCGTAGCTACCACCAGTAGTATTGTTTGGCAGGGATGTACACCGGTATTTGTAGATATAGATGAGGAAACGCTTAACATCGATCCAAATAAAATTGAAGCCGCAATAACACCCAATACAACAGCGATTTTAGCTACACATGTATTTGGTAATCCCTGCGATATTGACGCCATAGACCGCATAGCAAAAAAACACAACTTAAAGGTTGTTTACGATGCAGCACATTGTTTTGGCACAAAATACAAAGGCAAATCGATTTTTGCCTATGGCGATGTAAGCACCACCAGTTTTCATGCTACCAAGCTCTTCCACACCATTGAAGGCGGTGCTGTATTTACACAAAACCCCGATATTTTAAAAAGGATGGCGCTGATGCGCAACTTTGGTTACAGCGGGGTAGATACTTTCTCCGAATTGGGGACCAATGCCAAAAACTCTGAATTTCATGCCGCAATGGGCTTATGCAACCTCAATTACATCGACCAGATATTGAGTAAACGCAAAGAGTTGTCTGAGCACTATACCATGCGTTTGAATAAAATTGATGCCCAGTTTCAGGTAGTACAACCAGATACAGATTTTAACTATGCATACTTTCCGGTAATTTTCAGGTCGGAAGAAATTATGCTCGATTGCATGAAACAGCTGGAACTGGTTCAGGTGTATTGCAGGAGGTACTTTTATCCATCACTATCGGCCTTACCATATATCGATAAGGTAAACATGCCTATCTGTGATTCAATTGCCCGTCGCATCATGTGCCTGCCACTATACCACACTTTAACCAGCGCCGACCAGGATCTGGTAGTTAGAATTATTTTAAGAACTCAAAATTACCGCAAAAAACAAGTTGTTAAACTGGCAGACTACGGTCACCTTGTAAATGGAAGCCAGGCGATTGCGGTAAATGGACGTTAA
- a CDS encoding glycosyltransferase translates to MSSFIMEPNHNEIMVSIFCITYNHSKFIAKALDGFLMQQCNFKTEIIIGDDCSTDGTAEIIDDYVARYPGRINRLKAPKNIGATQNVIRVALETKGKYVATCDGDDYWTDPYKLQKQVDFLENNPEYVMCCHYTREINFDDTEVFYMNFNPVPLKYSFSDLIINKQVETCTATIVYRNIEPIKDLYRNEWFLKCHACDKFLKLYCTWVTGKKLYVLPEVMSCYRRHPGGIWSPVSYVPLKKMQLSDFNILIKIFTYTGLQKIKLLHFYLKKYFLFEVKHKTFGNAFQTIKTIVN, encoded by the coding sequence ATGTCATCATTTATTATGGAACCGAACCACAACGAAATCATGGTGAGCATTTTTTGCATCACCTATAACCACAGTAAATTTATAGCCAAAGCACTTGATGGTTTCCTGATGCAGCAATGCAATTTCAAAACTGAAATTATAATAGGCGACGATTGCTCTACAGATGGCACTGCTGAAATCATTGATGATTACGTGGCCAGGTATCCGGGCAGAATTAATCGCTTAAAAGCACCTAAAAACATCGGAGCCACACAAAACGTGATCCGTGTAGCGCTCGAAACCAAAGGAAAATACGTAGCCACCTGTGATGGCGACGATTATTGGACCGACCCGTACAAACTACAGAAACAGGTTGATTTTTTAGAAAACAATCCTGAATACGTAATGTGCTGTCACTACACCCGCGAAATAAATTTTGATGATACTGAGGTGTTTTACATGAACTTTAACCCGGTTCCTTTAAAGTATAGCTTTAGCGATTTGATCATTAATAAACAAGTAGAAACCTGTACGGCCACTATTGTTTACCGTAACATCGAACCGATTAAAGACCTGTATAGGAACGAATGGTTTTTAAAATGCCATGCATGCGATAAGTTTTTAAAACTTTACTGTACCTGGGTAACCGGTAAAAAACTTTATGTACTTCCAGAAGTAATGAGCTGTTACAGACGCCATCCAGGAGGTATATGGAGTCCGGTGTCTTATGTTCCGTTAAAGAAAATGCAATTAAGCGATTTTAATATTCTCATTAAAATTTTTACCTACACAGGTTTGCAGAAAATTAAGCTTTTGCATTTCTACTTAAAAAAATACTTCCTCTTCGAAGTGAAACATAAAACATTTGGAAACGCTTTCCAGACCATTAAAACGATAGTAAATTAA
- a CDS encoding glycosyltransferase family 4 protein: MLRNKQLRRGGAERVISNLANHFSSKDCSVTIICLNKAQVKYHINEQVKIVSLLEREDSHNSLNRIRYGFLTFYRLLVLLKKEKPNCTICFMTSANIWAGLCCMILGLPYLVSERTTPDATLNQYNKLLQWFIFHIYRKSKAIVLPAFGMFNGFKRIKQFEKLHNFKTIYNPIHQFVKPNPGSVNNKPFILSVGRLSHEKGFDLLIDAYSRLQSLDVDLLISGEGPERSALEVQIANLNLTGKVKLIGFKSNPQDYYAQASVFVLSSRNEGYPNALVEAMGMGCACVAVNCEFGPSEIINDGVNGFLVEQLDVSALSMAIDKLLNNRDLKKQFSDKARLINETNSIERISANWEELILS, translated from the coding sequence ATGCTTCGTAATAAACAGCTTAGAAGGGGTGGAGCTGAAAGGGTAATTAGCAATCTGGCCAATCACTTTAGCAGCAAAGATTGCAGTGTTACAATCATTTGCCTCAATAAAGCTCAGGTTAAATACCACATCAATGAACAAGTTAAAATTGTGAGCCTGCTCGAAAGAGAAGACAGCCACAATAGCTTAAACAGAATTCGGTATGGCTTCTTAACTTTTTACAGACTACTTGTTTTATTAAAAAAGGAAAAGCCAAACTGTACCATCTGTTTTATGACATCGGCTAACATCTGGGCAGGTTTATGCTGCATGATTTTAGGTTTACCATATCTGGTTTCTGAAAGAACAACACCAGATGCCACTTTAAATCAGTACAATAAATTATTACAATGGTTTATATTTCATATTTATAGAAAATCAAAAGCGATTGTACTGCCGGCCTTTGGCATGTTTAATGGATTTAAGCGGATTAAGCAATTTGAAAAGCTGCATAATTTTAAAACGATATACAATCCAATCCATCAATTTGTAAAACCAAACCCTGGATCGGTTAACAATAAACCTTTTATCTTATCAGTAGGGAGGTTAAGCCACGAAAAAGGTTTTGATTTGTTGATTGATGCCTATAGTCGTTTACAATCATTGGATGTCGATCTCCTCATATCAGGCGAAGGACCTGAACGCTCAGCTTTAGAAGTCCAGATAGCAAATTTAAACCTCACCGGTAAAGTAAAGTTGATTGGTTTTAAATCTAATCCGCAGGATTACTACGCACAAGCTAGCGTTTTTGTACTCTCATCCCGAAATGAAGGTTACCCCAATGCGTTGGTAGAGGCTATGGGCATGGGTTGTGCCTGTGTAGCAGTGAATTGTGAATTTGGTCCCTCAGAAATTATTAACGATGGCGTAAATGGTTTTCTGGTAGAACAACTTGATGTATCAGCACTTTCAATGGCAATAGATAAACTATTAAATAACAGGGATCTAAAAAAACAATTTTCTGATAAAGCGAGGCTCATTAACGAAACCAATTCTATTGAAAGAATCTCGGCCAATTGGGAAGAATTAATACTGTCATGA
- a CDS encoding DegT/DnrJ/EryC1/StrS aminotransferase family protein, whose translation MNIPFSPPFIDQSVVDQVLDTLNNKWITTGPKVKALEQEVKVITGTDEVICVNSWTSGAILMLKWFGVKAGDEVIVPAYTYSATALAVLHCGATPVMVDVLEDFNIDPEKVRAAITSRTKAIIAVDIAGWPCDYAALKAVISDPRIQKKFRCASDKQSLLNRILLISDAAHSIGSTYLNKPAAQNCDVTIFSFHAVKNITTAEGGAICLNLPTQFDHEAEYAYLKMYTLNGQNKDALSKSRGAGWRYDILFQGLKINMPDICAAIGLAQLRKYDNDLLPQRKAIAKKYFEGFQDQDWFISPPLVSTQRESCYHLFPLRVKGLSEEQRDQIIDDLAALGIATNVHFIPMPMLTLFKNMGYKIEDYPMAYQNYACEISLPIYPQLTQSEIDFIIPSVISCVQIQLNRNIKVIETNVVELKQMAVAS comes from the coding sequence ATGAATATTCCATTTTCTCCACCGTTTATCGATCAATCAGTGGTTGATCAGGTATTAGACACCCTTAACAACAAATGGATTACCACAGGGCCAAAGGTTAAAGCCCTTGAGCAGGAAGTAAAGGTAATTACAGGTACAGATGAGGTGATTTGTGTAAATTCCTGGACATCGGGAGCCATTTTGATGTTAAAATGGTTTGGCGTTAAAGCAGGCGACGAAGTGATTGTGCCGGCTTACACTTACAGCGCTACTGCACTGGCAGTTTTACATTGCGGCGCAACACCGGTTATGGTCGATGTACTGGAAGATTTTAATATCGATCCGGAAAAAGTAAGGGCAGCAATAACTTCCAGAACCAAAGCCATTATTGCGGTTGATATTGCAGGCTGGCCTTGCGATTACGCAGCACTGAAAGCAGTAATTAGCGATCCCCGCATTCAGAAAAAATTCAGGTGCGCTTCTGATAAACAATCACTGTTAAACAGGATATTGTTGATTTCTGATGCGGCACATTCAATTGGCAGCACCTACCTAAACAAACCAGCAGCTCAAAACTGCGATGTAACCATATTCTCGTTCCATGCAGTAAAAAATATTACTACGGCCGAAGGTGGTGCCATTTGCCTTAACCTTCCAACTCAGTTCGATCATGAAGCAGAATATGCTTATTTAAAAATGTATACACTTAACGGGCAAAACAAAGATGCATTATCGAAATCAAGAGGTGCCGGCTGGCGTTACGATATCCTTTTTCAGGGACTCAAAATAAACATGCCTGATATCTGTGCAGCCATTGGCCTGGCGCAGCTCAGAAAATATGATAATGATTTGTTACCGCAACGTAAAGCCATTGCCAAAAAATATTTTGAAGGCTTTCAGGATCAGGATTGGTTTATCAGCCCACCGCTGGTAAGCACACAAAGAGAATCTTGCTACCATCTTTTTCCCTTAAGGGTTAAAGGTTTAAGCGAAGAACAAAGAGATCAGATTATCGACGATCTGGCGGCGCTTGGAATAGCTACAAACGTTCATTTTATACCCATGCCCATGCTTACACTCTTTAAAAATATGGGTTATAAAATTGAAGACTATCCAATGGCTTACCAAAATTATGCCTGCGAAATTTCACTCCCCATTTATCCCCAGTTAACACAGTCTGAAATTGATTTTATTATCCCTTCGGTAATTAGTTGCGTTCAGATTCAGTTAAACAGAAATATCAAAGTAATCGAAACTAACGTGGTTGAACTTAAACAAATGGCCGTAGCATCATGA